One stretch of Streptomyces zhihengii DNA includes these proteins:
- a CDS encoding trans-sulfuration enzyme family protein — protein MENAASAVPGSRALATDAVHAGREDLAELGLHAPPLDFSTTYPSYDAAEEAARIDEFARTGARLEGPPVYARLDNPTTARFETALATLEGTEAAVAFASGMAALTAVLLARASTGLRHVVAVRPLYGCSDHLLNAGLLGTEVTWTDPAGIADALRPDTGLVMVETPANPTLAEVDLRAVRHACGSVPLLVDNTFATPVLQRPAEHGARLVLHSATKYLGGHGDVMGGVVACDEEFARTLRQVRFATGGVLHPLAGYLLLRGLSTLPVRVRAASTTAADLACRLAADPRIARVHYPSIGGAMVAFETYGDPHAVIAGVRLITPAVSLGSVDTLIQHPASISHRIVAEGDRRSAGVSDRLLRMSVGLEDVEDLWRDLTQALGGGPRRAAAPPVTAVLAP, from the coding sequence ATGGAGAACGCAGCTTCGGCCGTACCCGGATCCAGGGCGCTGGCCACCGACGCCGTGCACGCAGGACGCGAAGACCTCGCGGAACTGGGCCTGCACGCCCCGCCGCTCGACTTTTCCACCACCTACCCCTCGTACGACGCCGCCGAAGAGGCCGCCCGGATCGACGAGTTCGCCCGGACCGGCGCACGGCTGGAGGGCCCGCCGGTGTACGCCCGGCTGGACAACCCGACCACCGCCCGCTTCGAGACCGCCCTCGCCACCCTGGAGGGCACCGAGGCCGCGGTGGCCTTCGCCAGCGGGATGGCGGCCCTGACCGCCGTCCTGCTGGCGCGGGCGAGCACCGGCCTGCGGCACGTCGTGGCCGTCCGGCCGTTGTACGGCTGCAGCGACCATCTGCTGAACGCGGGGCTGCTCGGCACCGAGGTCACCTGGACCGACCCGGCCGGCATCGCCGACGCGCTGCGTCCCGACACGGGCCTCGTCATGGTGGAGACGCCGGCCAACCCCACCCTCGCCGAGGTGGACCTGCGGGCCGTGCGCCACGCCTGCGGCTCCGTGCCGCTGCTCGTCGACAACACCTTCGCCACCCCCGTGCTCCAGCGGCCCGCCGAGCACGGCGCCCGGCTGGTGCTGCACAGCGCCACCAAGTACCTCGGCGGCCACGGCGACGTGATGGGCGGAGTGGTGGCCTGCGACGAGGAGTTCGCGCGCACCCTGCGCCAGGTGCGCTTCGCGACCGGCGGGGTGCTGCACCCGCTGGCCGGCTACCTCCTGCTGCGCGGTCTGTCCACGCTCCCCGTGCGGGTGCGGGCGGCGTCCACCACCGCGGCCGACCTGGCGTGCCGGCTGGCCGCCGATCCGCGGATCGCCCGGGTGCACTATCCGTCGATCGGCGGGGCGATGGTCGCCTTCGAGACGTACGGCGACCCGCACGCGGTGATCGCCGGGGTCCGGCTGATCACGCCCGCGGTCAGCCTCGGCAGCGTCGACACGCTCATCCAGCACCCGGCGTCCATCAGCCACCGCATCGTGGCGGAGGGGGACCGGCGCTCGGCCGGGGTGAGCGACCGGCTGCTGCGGATGTCGGTGGGCCTGGAGGACGTCGAGGACCTCTGGCGGGACCTGACCCAGGCCCTCGGCGGGGGCCCGCGCCGGGCCGCCGCCCCGCCGGTGACCGCGGTGCTCGCACCCTGA
- a CDS encoding DUF885 domain-containing protein — protein sequence MPASSSALPRQVADAYVDALVELDPITGTYLGVEESNRLLPDYSPEGQEEFAALARRTLALLGEAETHPGADTDAERRCARLLRERLTAQLAVREADEWLRTVSNLRSPAHSVRQAFTLMPTATDGDWSAVAERLRAVPQALEGYRASLALGLERKLYGGPRATATFVGQMTEWIGGRQSWFEDFVADGPAALRVELDVAARTATQALVALRDWVRDVYAPAIEGAPDTVGRERYARWSRFFNGTDLDLDEAYAYGWSEYHRLLAEMRTEAERILPGAGPWEALAHLDVHGTHIEGVDEVRAWLQRLMDEAMDALDGTHFELDERVRKVESCIAPPGGAAAPYYTSPSEDFSRPGRTWLPTMGETRFPVYDLVSTWYHEGVPGHHLQLAQWVHVADRLSRYQATVGSVSANSEGWALYAERLMDELGFLPDAERRLGYLDAQMMRACRVIIDIGMHLELEIPADSPFHPGERWTPELAQEFFGSHSGRPADFVESELTRYLSMPAQAIGYKLGERAWLLGRENARRAHGDSFDAKAWHMAALSQGPLGLDDLVEELSRL from the coding sequence ATGCCAGCTTCCAGCAGCGCACTGCCGCGCCAGGTCGCCGACGCCTACGTCGACGCACTCGTCGAGCTCGACCCGATCACCGGGACCTACCTGGGGGTCGAGGAGAGCAACCGCCTGCTCCCCGACTACTCGCCCGAGGGCCAGGAGGAGTTCGCCGCCCTCGCCCGCAGGACCCTCGCCCTGCTCGGCGAGGCCGAGACGCACCCCGGCGCCGACACCGACGCCGAGCGCCGCTGCGCCCGGCTCCTGCGCGAGCGGCTCACCGCCCAGCTCGCCGTCCGCGAGGCGGACGAGTGGCTGCGGACGGTCAGCAACCTGCGCTCGCCCGCCCACTCCGTCCGCCAGGCGTTCACCCTGATGCCGACCGCGACGGACGGGGACTGGTCGGCCGTGGCCGAGCGGCTGCGGGCGGTGCCCCAGGCGCTGGAGGGGTACCGGGCCTCGCTCGCCCTCGGCCTCGAACGGAAGCTGTACGGCGGCCCCCGGGCGACGGCGACCTTCGTCGGGCAGATGACGGAGTGGATCGGCGGCCGGCAGAGCTGGTTCGAGGACTTCGTGGCCGACGGGCCCGCCGCGCTGCGGGTCGAGCTGGACGTGGCCGCCCGCACCGCGACGCAGGCGCTGGTGGCGCTGCGCGACTGGGTGCGCGACGTGTACGCGCCCGCGATCGAGGGCGCGCCGGACACGGTGGGCCGGGAACGCTACGCCCGCTGGTCGCGCTTCTTCAACGGCACGGACCTCGACCTGGACGAGGCGTACGCGTACGGCTGGTCCGAGTACCACCGGCTGCTGGCCGAGATGCGGACAGAGGCCGAGCGGATCCTGCCCGGCGCCGGCCCCTGGGAGGCACTGGCCCATCTCGACGTGCACGGGACGCACATCGAGGGCGTCGACGAGGTGCGGGCCTGGCTCCAGCGCCTGATGGACGAGGCGATGGACGCGCTGGACGGCACCCACTTCGAACTCGACGAGCGGGTGCGGAAGGTGGAGTCCTGCATCGCCCCGCCCGGCGGCGCGGCGGCCCCGTACTACACCAGCCCCTCGGAGGACTTCTCGCGTCCCGGCAGAACGTGGCTGCCGACCATGGGCGAGACCCGCTTCCCGGTGTACGACCTGGTGTCGACCTGGTACCACGAGGGCGTGCCCGGCCATCACCTCCAGCTCGCGCAGTGGGTGCACGTCGCCGACCGGCTCTCCCGCTACCAGGCCACCGTGGGCTCGGTGAGCGCCAACAGCGAGGGCTGGGCCCTGTACGCGGAGCGGCTCATGGACGAACTCGGCTTCCTCCCCGACGCGGAGCGCAGGCTCGGCTACCTGGACGCGCAGATGATGCGCGCCTGCCGCGTCATCATCGACATCGGCATGCACCTGGAGCTGGAGATCCCCGCCGACTCGCCGTTCCACCCCGGGGAGAGGTGGACTCCGGAGCTGGCGCAGGAGTTCTTCGGCAGCCACAGCGGCCGCCCCGCGGACTTCGTGGAGAGCGAGCTGACCCGCTATCTGTCGATGCCGGCACAGGCCATCGGCTACAAGCTGGGCGAGCGGGCCTGGCTGCTGGGCCGGGAGAACGCCCGCCGCGCCCACGGCGACTCCTTCGACGCCAAGGCGTGGCACATGGCGGCGCTGTCGCAGGGGCCGCTGGGTCTGGACGACCTGGTCGAGGAGCTGTCCCGGCTGTGA
- a CDS encoding Lrp/AsnC family transcriptional regulator → MAESVALDPVDLHILRLLQNDARTTYRELAAEVGVAPSTCLDRVARLRRSGVITGHRLALDPARLGRGLQALLMVQVRPHRRELIGPFVERIRALPESLALFHLTGPDDYLVHVAVTDMADLQRLVLDEFTSQREVARVETRLIFQQWECGPLLPPATGRQVSDSG, encoded by the coding sequence ATGGCCGAATCCGTCGCACTTGATCCGGTGGATCTGCATATCCTCCGCCTCCTGCAGAACGACGCCCGGACGACCTACCGCGAGCTCGCGGCGGAGGTCGGCGTGGCACCGTCCACCTGCCTGGACCGGGTCGCGCGCTTGCGCCGGTCCGGCGTGATCACCGGTCACCGGCTCGCCCTCGACCCCGCCCGGCTCGGCCGCGGCCTCCAGGCGCTGCTGATGGTGCAGGTGCGCCCGCACCGGCGCGAACTGATCGGCCCCTTCGTCGAACGCATCAGGGCGCTGCCCGAGTCGCTCGCGCTGTTCCATCTGACCGGACCGGACGACTACCTGGTGCACGTCGCGGTGACCGACATGGCCGATCTCCAGCGCCTGGTACTGGACGAGTTCACCTCGCAGCGAGAGGTCGCCCGGGTCGAGACCCGGCTGATCTTCCAGCAGTGGGAGTGCGGTCCGCTGCTGCCGCCGGCCACCGGCCGTCAGGTGTCCGACAGCGGATGA